One genomic segment of Centropristis striata isolate RG_2023a ecotype Rhode Island chromosome 13, C.striata_1.0, whole genome shotgun sequence includes these proteins:
- the LOC131983383 gene encoding small integral membrane protein 36-like, giving the protein MGFLENYQEIDPVTLNLCILIASYVILLLVFLISCIMYDCRGKDPTKEYAPDPQPTQSPIRLVVMQSSPAPVGRWDTANMITTYHEPTHADFREKKSTMV; this is encoded by the coding sequence ATGGGCTTTCTGGAAAACTACCAGGAGATCGACCCCGTCACTTTGAACCTTTGCATCCTCATCGCCAGCTACGTTATCTTGCTCCTGGTCTTCCTGATATCGTGTATCATGTACGACTGCCGGGGCAAAGATCCTACCAAGGAGTACGCCCCGGACCCGCAGCCGACTCAGTCTCCCATCAGGCTGGTGGTGATGCAGAGCTCTCCGGCCCCGGTGGGACGCTGGGACACGGCCAACATGATCACGACCTACCACGAGCCCACGCACGCGGACTTCAGGGAGAAGAAGAGCACGATGGTCTGA